The sequence ATATTCGACAAAATCAAACGCAAAAGGATGGCGCGCATCCGCAGGGTGATGCTGGCGTGACACTTCACGCCAGGCCTGCCGATCAATGACCGGAAAAAACGCATCACCCTCAGGCGCGGCATCCACTTCAGTAATCAATAAACGATCAACCTTATCCAGCCATTGCGCATAAAGTTGTGCACCGCCCATAATCACCACTTCGTCAGCCTCTGCCACCGACTCAATAGCCAGCTCAACAGAATCAAACACCTGAATACCCTCGGCTTGAAAATCAGGATTACGGCTAATCACTAAATTAGGGCGATTAGGTAAAGGGCGCGCACCAATTGATTCAAATGTTTTACGGCCCATAATGACCGGTTTATTTAAGGTTTGCGCTTTAAAATATTTTAAATCGTCCGGCAAATGCCAA comes from Thiomicrospira aerophila AL3 and encodes:
- a CDS encoding dihydrofolate reductase, which translates into the protein MSFKRPKLMMIVAMAKNRMIGKDNQMPWHLPDDLKYFKAQTLNKPVIMGRKTFESIGARPLPNRPNLVISRNPDFQAEGIQVFDSVELAIESVAEADEVVIMGGAQLYAQWLDKVDRLLITEVDAAPEGDAFFPVIDRQAWREVSRQHHPADARHPFAFDFVEYHKRT